The following is a genomic window from Manduca sexta isolate Smith_Timp_Sample1 unplaced genomic scaffold, JHU_Msex_v1.0 HiC_scaffold_3307, whole genome shotgun sequence.
ctttttggggcttgtttgtctctcttaattcttcgatgtcgatacaaaattttcggtactagcatatcactattgtaaggggcggagtcggcaccattttatgcattaaatgtgccgcatgtcacgtgaccatatcactcatcctctatacttcttttatcattgagtCTGACACTGTGAAGCTGATAATTCGGCTGACAAGCAATGATAAAAGGGTATAGAGGATGAccgatatggtcacgtgacatgcacGAATGCataaatggcgccgactccacCAATAGgtatatgctagtaccgaaaataatgtatcgacatcgaagaataagaaaaataaacaagccccaaaagatcaaatacaaaagtgtTAGGttctactttataaatataacaaaccataatatacacaaactgaaactgatttataagtaacaattaaaaGAAAGCAGTaactgttgtgacaaacatccagttgtgtttgatctatatatGTTACTATTCGCTTGCTAAAACTgagtacagattaagatattacTAATACATGATGAATGGAATAAAGATAGCGCAggtatttggttggttttaaattattgcCATTAGCTCGAAGCGccatgtttcagcaaactaaaatcaatgagcgtataGATGGTGGTtgagataatcaattataataatatttgcaataacaacaatatgattatatatctatacGTGCATGCAGGTTGAGACCgccagtaaaaatatatcttaaatttCATCTTTACgttgtttctttttatgtttatctattcttttatgtaacaattaattttattcatatatattaaagtaatattactattaggtgaagtataataacaTACTATTTTACTACCGGGAATATTGTTGGTAAACAGTTATCTATTACTCGCGGTACTTTTAACGTGTGGTTTATacatttcttctcaaaatgtaaagaaaaatatatgtatttggtgtggGATTCCAATCACACGCCCATATTCTCAATTCCTTGCcctggttttaaattttttggtaatctaaaaatattcaaattctaCTAAGTTTGTCGTTCTGATAATGATATTGATAACTAACATGGAgattaatatgtactacgtacaccTGGAGAGCTGACTGATGCCGGAAAAACGGTCTCAAAGGGAATACTTTTTGGTAGCTGTGTCCTTGTCTAATATGGTGACAatgagacattaaaatataggacaaaattatttattgttgtacaGATTACACTtaccgttttaattataaatgcgataaaaTTTGAGATTTAAAGATTTCTAAATCTGTAACCAACATTGtaggaaataaaacacaatgggtaaccaatatataatatttattgcttgagtcttcgtttttgtttttattgggcGGTTCACCAGAAATTTCTACATCATCCCGTTTACTAGAAGGTCCTCTTCGTTCATAAGAAGTTCCTACTACTGTGATATGACTAGAATATGAAGTATGTACAAAAGATCCTCCTTTCAACTTTTGAATACGCAGAACTGTAAATTTTTTGCTTTCTGAAACTATCTGTAACATAACAAACTttagatatggaaaaatattacgtactaTTTTCTTGAGAAGGTTgtacaaattatgatattataaggTTTGACAAAtggatataacaaaattataagcatTCGGTTATATGAATTTGACTAAGATTAACTTaagattcataatataaaatgcatagaAACATGAGACATCCCTTGAGCTAAATTGTATGATGTACAGGACAGTAACTTGTGCATTcgcaacatattatatttataatatatcaaagttttggtttacaatatatgtatgttaaCACAAAATACTACCTTAGGCAATACTGAAGGAACTGCTTGTGGCTTTGACTTATTCTTAGCTACTGTTAAATACGCGTCATCAGTAAAATGTAAGCTACAAACACATGCAGTTTTTGTCACATTAGTGTCAAGGTTCATGGCATCAACCCACAAGGCCCTCCACTCTTTATTAACTGGAATCCTGAAAAAAGAACGCGCAATttagactataatataataactagtaATGATGCATGGTTTTTTACACTTTGTGAGAAATTAATTCAGACagcaaatgttaatttattaataaatatggtgtTTACTGCATTTGCATCTTTAGATGGCATAGcatatatatttgtctatatCATGAATGGGCCGATAAGGTGAAGTGACAGTTTGCtgttaagtacaaaaaaatcattgagctgacatattttagtgtaataaatacatcacGTGACGATTCTTATAAAGacattgcaaattttatttttttacccttTACGTCTCAtatcaaacattatataaacaaagataatagGATAATCTTATcccactatataaaaaatatggttacaCTATTcacaatttatcaataaaacttacCTACGAAAGGATATTCCACAACCTGGATAGGATTCTTGCTTACATCCTCTTACAACACAAGTATTCACCATAATTACGCAGTAACTTctacgatataaaaaaaagctagCTTAAAAGTTATTCAATCCTTCTTTATCATCAAaccacaaatgtaaacaaacgcCATTTTGTTCAATagaattaattcattttttcaGTTCACGGTGTTGCCGAAACGTAAACTACAATAACTTCTACTATACGACTGCTATAATAattccatttattaaatttgtaacataataaagtatagGATCTAAGGATTTAAgcagacaatattattttattttatttttattactgtagtctaatatagattttttatttatgtactaatactgccattaatattattaatttagaaggTAACAAACGTTGGCAACATGTGCGAGAGGGACACGGCTACCAAAAAGTGATTCTCTTTCGAGACCGTTTT
Proteins encoded in this region:
- the LOC119192880 gene encoding uncharacterized protein LOC119192880 → MVNTCVVRGCKQESYPGCGISFRRIPVNKEWRALWVDAMNLDTNVTKTACVCSLHFTDDAYLTVAKNKSKPQAVPSVLPKIVSESKKFTVLRIQKLKGGSFVHTSYSSHITVVGTSYERRGPSSKRDDVEISGEPPNKNKNEDSSNKYYILVTHCVLFPTMLVTDLEIFKSQILSHL